The Streptomyces aurantiacus genome includes a region encoding these proteins:
- a CDS encoding Crp/Fnr family transcriptional regulator, with protein MASPSPDTQVFNTIEVLHGRQPMPRGSFLDHLPAAKWALFVAIWGSDARTYLKGEELPLRPKDTNMYIVLGGCVVQERFPFGTKIARFRGVGQVLGEAKLIEPRSSVRTVCLATTWVLPCDTRRVNLLLAQDHEAERALLRSLEDRNRSDERIYATTNRSPLARVSALLHHLATIAGTRDPADPSGPTTIVGPRQRDLAEALLLGQSTVESAVATLRQKQLVDSRYRQFVVSDLAALRALVTSQS; from the coding sequence GTGGCGTCCCCGTCCCCCGACACCCAGGTCTTCAACACCATCGAGGTACTGCACGGCCGCCAGCCCATGCCGCGGGGCAGCTTCCTCGACCACCTCCCGGCCGCCAAGTGGGCGCTGTTCGTGGCGATATGGGGCTCCGACGCCCGTACGTACCTCAAGGGCGAGGAACTTCCGCTGCGCCCGAAGGACACGAACATGTACATCGTGCTCGGCGGATGCGTCGTCCAGGAGCGGTTCCCCTTCGGCACGAAGATCGCCCGGTTCCGTGGGGTCGGGCAGGTCCTCGGCGAGGCCAAGCTGATAGAGCCGCGTTCGTCGGTACGGACGGTGTGCCTCGCCACCACCTGGGTGCTGCCCTGCGACACCCGGCGCGTGAACCTGCTGCTCGCCCAGGACCACGAGGCGGAGCGGGCCCTGCTGCGCAGCCTCGAGGACCGCAACCGGAGCGACGAGAGGATCTACGCCACCACGAACCGGTCACCACTGGCTCGGGTGAGCGCCCTGCTCCACCACCTCGCCACGATCGCCGGCACCAGGGACCCCGCCGACCCCTCCGGGCCCACGACGATCGTCGGTCCGCGCCAGCGGGATCTCGCGGAGGCGCTGCTGCTCGGCCAGTCCACCGTCGAGAGCGCCGTCGCCACCCTGCGGCAGAAACAGCTCGTCGACAGCAGGTACCGCCAGTTCGTCGTCAGCGACCTGGCCGCACTCAGGGCCCTGGTCACGTCCCAGTCCTGA
- a CDS encoding DEAD/DEAH box helicase, which translates to MNRMRTNDRYSRTRSGSSGSSSGSSWGGNRSGAPRRSEGGHSRRQSGPQGEFAPPKSITPALPAVEAFADLGMPEPLLAALGHEGVTVPFPIQAATLPNSLAGRDVLGRGRTGSGKTLAFGLALLARTAGRRAEPRQPLALVLVPTRELAQQVTDALTPYARSVRLRLTTVVGGMSIGRQAGALRAGAEVVVATPGRLKDLIDRGDCRLGEVDITVLDEADQMTDMGFMPQVTELLDQVRPGGQRMLFSATLDRNVDLLVRRYLTDPVVHSVDPSAGAVTTMEHHVLHVHGADKHRTTTEIAAREGRVIMFLDTKHAVDRLTEHLLSSGVRAAALHGGKSQPQRTRTLSRFKTGHVTVLVATNVAARGIHVDNLDLVVNVDPPTDHKDYLHRGGRTARAGESGSVVTLVTPNQRREMSRLMVAAGITPQTTQVRSGEAELNRITGAQTPSGIPVVITAPAAERPRRSSSSTSSSPRGRRSRGGRGRPMGDSARRPAQRSSAVDTAA; encoded by the coding sequence GTGAACCGCATGCGTACGAACGACCGCTACTCCCGCACTCGCTCCGGAAGTTCGGGCTCCAGTTCGGGCTCCAGCTGGGGCGGCAACCGCTCCGGTGCCCCGCGCCGTTCCGAAGGCGGCCACAGCCGTCGACAGAGCGGCCCCCAGGGTGAGTTCGCGCCGCCGAAGAGCATCACCCCGGCGCTGCCGGCCGTCGAGGCGTTCGCCGATCTCGGCATGCCGGAGCCGCTGCTCGCCGCGCTCGGCCACGAGGGCGTGACCGTGCCCTTCCCGATCCAGGCGGCGACGCTGCCGAACTCCCTCGCCGGCCGTGACGTACTCGGCCGCGGCCGCACCGGTTCGGGCAAGACCCTCGCCTTCGGCCTGGCGCTCCTCGCCCGTACGGCCGGCCGACGCGCCGAGCCGCGCCAGCCGCTCGCCCTCGTCCTCGTCCCCACCCGCGAGCTGGCCCAGCAGGTCACCGACGCGCTCACCCCGTACGCCCGCTCCGTGCGGCTGCGGCTGACCACCGTGGTCGGCGGGATGTCGATCGGCCGGCAGGCAGGCGCTCTGCGCGCCGGCGCCGAGGTCGTCGTCGCGACGCCGGGCCGCCTCAAGGACCTCATCGACCGTGGCGACTGCCGCCTGGGCGAGGTCGACATCACCGTGCTCGACGAGGCCGACCAGATGACCGACATGGGCTTCATGCCCCAGGTCACCGAGCTGCTGGACCAGGTGCGTCCCGGGGGCCAGCGGATGCTGTTCTCCGCCACGCTGGACCGCAACGTCGATCTGCTGGTCCGCCGCTACCTGACCGACCCCGTGGTCCACTCCGTCGACCCGTCCGCGGGCGCGGTGACCACCATGGAGCACCACGTGCTCCACGTGCACGGCGCCGACAAGCACCGGACCACCACCGAGATCGCGGCCCGCGAAGGCCGGGTGATCATGTTCCTGGACACCAAGCACGCGGTGGACCGCCTGACCGAGCACCTGCTGAGCAGCGGTGTCCGGGCCGCGGCCCTGCACGGCGGCAAGTCCCAGCCGCAGCGCACGCGGACCCTGTCCCGGTTCAAGACGGGGCACGTGACGGTGCTGGTGGCGACCAACGTCGCGGCCCGCGGGATCCACGTCGACAACCTCGACCTGGTCGTCAACGTCGACCCGCCCACCGACCACAAGGACTACCTGCACAGGGGCGGCCGCACGGCCCGCGCCGGCGAGTCCGGCAGCGTCGTCACCCTGGTCACCCCCAACCAGCGCCGCGAGATGAGCCGGCTGATGGTCGCCGCGGGCATCACCCCGCAGACCACCCAGGTGCGCTCGGGCGAAGCGGAGCTGAACCGCATCACCGGCGCCCAGACGCCCTCGGGCATCCCGGTCGTCATCACCGCGCCGGCCGCGGAACGCCCCCGGCGCAGCAGCTCCTCGACGTCCTCCTCGCCCCGTGGCCGCCGCAGCCGCGGTGGCCGGGGCCGTCCCATGGGCGACAGCGCCCGCCGCCCGGCGCAGCGCTCCTCCGCGGTCGACACCGCCGCCTAG
- a CDS encoding lipase family protein: MPARRRLLAAAVTAAACLGTQALTTTAATAADEVVSRGVTIPAFYNPPAALPAADGTLVRSEPLPLALSLPTLHGPLPGSATRLMYKSTDSNGKPVAVTGAYIEPTARWKGDGPRPLVAVAPGTMGQGDQCAASMGLEHPLTFNGQTVSVGYEDLAIYRLLAKGAAVVVTDYAGLGATDRLHTYVNRVDEAHAVLDAVRAARSVDGASVTAGSPVGLFGYSQGGGATAAAAELQSSYAPDVTLAGTYSGAPPADLTSVTRAIDGSELAGALGWSLNGFLQSDPALKPIAEAHLNTAGKAALADLSTMCVGDALFGYGNAKSTKWTTDGRSISDIVAATPALQAFLDSQRIGRLKPSGPVRLATGVSDNLVPHGQSRDLAVDWCRKGADVTYKAVLLPNVGSALLNHFAPLLTDQGDAVDWLADRLAGKPAASNCRTMPLRP, encoded by the coding sequence ATGCCCGCACGCAGAAGGCTTCTCGCCGCGGCAGTCACCGCCGCCGCCTGCCTCGGCACCCAGGCCCTCACGACCACCGCCGCCACCGCGGCGGACGAGGTCGTGTCCCGAGGCGTCACGATCCCCGCGTTCTACAACCCGCCCGCCGCCCTGCCCGCCGCCGACGGCACACTCGTCCGCAGCGAGCCCCTCCCTCTCGCCCTGAGCCTGCCCACCCTCCACGGACCACTGCCGGGCAGCGCCACCCGGCTGATGTACAAGTCCACCGACTCGAACGGGAAGCCCGTCGCCGTCACCGGGGCGTACATCGAACCGACGGCCCGCTGGAAGGGCGACGGCCCACGGCCCCTGGTCGCGGTCGCGCCCGGCACCATGGGACAGGGCGACCAGTGCGCCGCGTCCATGGGCCTCGAACACCCGCTGACGTTCAACGGGCAGACGGTGTCCGTCGGCTACGAGGACCTGGCGATCTACCGCCTCCTCGCGAAGGGCGCCGCCGTGGTCGTCACCGACTACGCCGGCCTGGGCGCGACCGACCGGCTGCACACCTACGTCAACCGGGTCGACGAGGCACACGCGGTCCTCGACGCCGTCCGCGCGGCCCGCTCGGTCGACGGGGCCTCGGTCACCGCCGGCTCCCCGGTCGGCCTGTTCGGCTACAGCCAGGGCGGCGGAGCGACCGCCGCGGCCGCCGAACTCCAGTCCTCCTACGCCCCCGACGTCACCCTGGCAGGCACCTACTCCGGCGCACCGCCCGCCGACCTGACCTCCGTCACCAGGGCCATCGACGGCAGCGAGCTGGCCGGCGCGCTGGGCTGGTCGCTCAACGGGTTCCTCCAGTCCGACCCCGCCCTGAAGCCGATCGCCGAGGCGCACCTGAACACGGCGGGAAAGGCGGCCCTCGCCGACCTGTCCACCATGTGCGTCGGTGACGCGCTCTTCGGCTACGGCAACGCCAAGAGCACCAAGTGGACGACCGACGGCCGTTCCATCAGCGACATCGTCGCCGCCACCCCCGCGCTCCAGGCGTTCCTGGACAGCCAGCGCATCGGCAGGCTGAAGCCGTCCGGTCCCGTCCGGCTCGCGACGGGCGTCAGCGACAACCTCGTCCCGCACGGCCAGTCCCGGGACCTCGCCGTCGACTGGTGCCGCAAGGGAGCCGACGTCACGTACAAGGCCGTCCTCCTGCCGAACGTCGGCAGCGCGCTGCTCAACCACTTCGCCCCGCTGCTGACCGACCAGGGCGACGCCGTCGACTGGCTGGCCGACCGGCTGGCCGGCAAGCCGGCCGCCTCCAACTGCCGGACCATGCCCCTGCGGCCCTGA
- a CDS encoding PP2C family protein-serine/threonine phosphatase has translation MSESDAPGGRASPGIGNAIDFAEVFQALPSPVLLLAPDLTMVCANRAYSKVTGRPAEDLVGRFLFDVFPDSPTDGATGARTLRASLERVLATGERDTMALQKYDVEVPGRPGVFEDRYWSPVNIPVLDADGRVSLLVHRVEEVTALVHARQAATKAPGGTLSREDAMTADLLTRSQELQELNERLREAHARSHEVAVTLQRAMLPGATLPPRSFAAVRYRPAASFLNVCGDWYDLIDLDTDRLAAAVGDVVGHGLEAAGVMGQLRGALSTAIRATGRPAAALTTLAQHAHTVEGALATTAVQAVIDRAGHTVTYSCAGHPPPLVAHTDGTVEALGAATDPPLGAGDDDAPRCQATVEYAPGATLVLYTDGLIERRGEDIDQGLRRLGDSLRRHHTLDPEPLADAVLADLLPASRSGPDDDTALVVIRL, from the coding sequence ATGAGCGAGAGTGATGCGCCTGGTGGGAGAGCGAGCCCGGGCATCGGGAACGCCATCGACTTCGCGGAGGTCTTCCAGGCGCTGCCCAGCCCCGTGCTGCTCCTCGCCCCCGACCTGACGATGGTCTGCGCGAACCGGGCCTACTCGAAGGTCACCGGGCGTCCCGCCGAGGACCTCGTCGGCCGCTTCCTGTTCGACGTGTTTCCCGACAGCCCCACCGACGGGGCCACCGGCGCCCGGACCCTGCGGGCGTCGCTGGAGCGGGTGCTGGCCACCGGCGAGCGGGACACCATGGCCCTGCAGAAGTACGACGTGGAGGTGCCCGGCAGGCCGGGCGTGTTCGAGGACCGCTACTGGAGCCCGGTCAACATCCCGGTCCTCGACGCCGACGGCCGGGTGTCGCTCCTCGTTCACCGCGTCGAGGAGGTCACGGCCCTGGTCCACGCCCGGCAGGCCGCCACGAAAGCACCGGGAGGCACGCTCAGCCGCGAGGACGCCATGACCGCCGACCTGCTCACCCGCTCCCAGGAACTGCAGGAACTCAACGAGCGGTTGCGCGAGGCCCACGCCCGGTCGCACGAGGTCGCCGTCACCCTGCAACGGGCGATGCTGCCCGGCGCCACGCTGCCGCCGCGCTCCTTCGCCGCCGTGCGCTACCGGCCGGCGGCCAGTTTCCTGAACGTCTGCGGCGACTGGTACGACCTGATCGACCTGGACACCGACCGGCTGGCCGCCGCGGTCGGGGACGTCGTCGGGCACGGCCTGGAGGCGGCCGGTGTCATGGGGCAGCTGCGCGGCGCCCTCAGTACCGCGATCCGCGCCACCGGCCGGCCCGCCGCCGCGCTCACGACGCTCGCCCAGCACGCGCACACCGTCGAGGGTGCGCTCGCCACGACCGCCGTCCAGGCCGTCATCGACCGGGCCGGGCACACCGTCACCTACAGCTGCGCCGGTCATCCGCCGCCGCTCGTCGCGCACACCGACGGGACCGTCGAGGCCCTCGGCGCGGCCACCGACCCGCCGCTGGGGGCGGGCGACGACGACGCGCCCAGATGCCAGGCGACCGTCGAGTACGCGCCCGGCGCCACGCTCGTCCTCTACACCGACGGGCTGATCGAACGCCGCGGCGAGGACATCGACCAGGGACTTCGCCGCCTGGGCGACAGCCTCAGGCGCCATCACACCCTCGACC
- a CDS encoding cold-shock protein: MASGTVKWFNAEKGFGFIEQDGGGADVFAHYSNIAAQGFRELNEGQKVTFDIAQGQKGPTAENIVPA; the protein is encoded by the coding sequence ATGGCTTCCGGTACCGTGAAGTGGTTCAACGCAGAAAAGGGCTTCGGCTTCATCGAGCAGGACGGTGGCGGCGCTGACGTCTTCGCCCACTACTCGAACATCGCCGCCCAGGGCTTCCGTGAGCTGAACGAGGGCCAGAAGGTCACGTTCGACATCGCGCAGGGTCAGAAGGGCCCGACGGCCGAGAACATCGTTCCCGCCTGA
- a CDS encoding SGNH/GDSL hydrolase family protein, with product MGMYIRVGLAGVAACGVLVAAVTVGRGGDGGASMAVELPKGPYVALGDSYTAEPGIPDRAGQPPGCDRSDRNYPAVVAGELGLRKADFRDVSCGGATIGDLTAPQSTDDGVNAAQLSALSSRTGLVTLGIGGNDIGFASTVTSCVVAGARHLLVDGDEPGADDAPCRATYVSGRADEVETKIRATGTRLSGALDEIGRRAPKARVYVVGYPAILPADGTGCARRMSLAKGDAHFLHEKEQQLNAMLRQRAEAAGATYVDTYTPSVGRDACAGPDTRWVEPLVPQAPAASVHPNERGERGMAQAVLRAIGTRG from the coding sequence ATGGGGATGTACATACGGGTCGGACTGGCGGGGGTGGCGGCGTGCGGGGTGCTGGTCGCCGCGGTCACCGTCGGGCGGGGCGGTGACGGCGGAGCCTCGATGGCGGTGGAACTGCCGAAGGGGCCGTACGTGGCTCTGGGCGACTCCTACACCGCGGAGCCGGGGATACCGGACCGGGCCGGGCAGCCCCCGGGATGCGACCGGTCCGACCGCAACTACCCGGCGGTCGTCGCCGGTGAACTGGGCCTGCGGAAGGCCGACTTCCGTGACGTGAGCTGCGGCGGAGCCACCATCGGCGACCTCACCGCGCCCCAGTCGACCGACGACGGGGTCAACGCCGCCCAGCTGTCGGCGCTGTCGTCCCGGACCGGGCTGGTCACCCTGGGCATCGGCGGCAACGACATCGGCTTCGCCTCGACCGTCACCTCCTGCGTGGTGGCGGGCGCCCGTCACCTCCTGGTGGACGGCGACGAACCCGGCGCGGACGACGCCCCCTGCCGGGCGACGTACGTCTCCGGCAGGGCCGACGAGGTCGAGACGAAGATCCGCGCGACGGGGACGCGGCTCTCCGGCGCCCTCGACGAGATCGGGCGGCGCGCGCCGAAAGCCCGCGTGTACGTCGTCGGCTATCCGGCGATCCTGCCTGCCGATGGCACCGGCTGCGCCCGCCGGATGAGCCTCGCGAAGGGTGACGCGCACTTCCTCCACGAGAAGGAACAGCAGCTCAACGCCATGCTGCGGCAGCGGGCGGAGGCGGCAGGGGCGACCTACGTCGACACGTACACCCCCTCCGTCGGGCGCGACGCGTGCGCCGGGCCGGACACCCGCTGGGTGGAGCCGCTCGTACCGCAGGCTCCCGCCGCGTCCGTGCATCCCAACGAGCGCGGTGAGCGCGGCATGGCGCAGGCCGTACTGCGGGCGATCGGGACGAGGGGCTGA
- a CDS encoding SCO5918 family protein, giving the protein MRCVIARFPFDLTKSGVLDSMKGIKPETITGESVLIGRRQYPVKQVGEVITRQDRRDFTSGEVTRAMARLGFTCRNNQAIAPVPQASTPLQTASALLGSPSPMGL; this is encoded by the coding sequence ATGCGCTGCGTCATCGCCCGGTTCCCGTTCGACCTCACCAAGAGCGGTGTGCTGGACTCGATGAAGGGCATCAAGCCCGAGACCATCACGGGTGAGTCGGTGCTCATCGGCCGCCGCCAGTACCCCGTCAAGCAGGTCGGCGAGGTCATCACCCGGCAGGACCGCCGCGACTTCACCAGCGGCGAGGTCACCCGGGCCATGGCCCGGCTGGGCTTCACCTGCCGGAACAACCAGGCGATCGCGCCTGTCCCGCAGGCCTCCACGCCGCTCCAGACCGCGTCGGCGCTGCTCGGCAGCCCCAGTCCCATGGGACTGTGA
- a CDS encoding lysyl oxidase family protein, translating into MTTQKHRSRLRRSTLAGLAALTVVVTGAGAAPGAGAAPASTAGKPKLKLIAASNSVTLDRWKGEAGVFLDLGTYVTVDDAPLEFKVTRKSYKDPVVAQQILRDGTSTKTKKLPAGLVKDFSGLPGFLDVTVENAAGEEVASSAGTFCPNNASGRLRPDAPATSHYPESCPTNPFTLGSVWGVEKGWASNSSTVDYDKPVDLPAGEYTARVSVAEKYRDLFDIPDDRPTVKVTVRDVGDGSGQGAASSRSSSAHHGAGHGAGHGAPSADAAHHYGPRGADAPTPPALSHALEDRGTAHHLGDGPGHTDGSRIAPALKPAAKRPTGRAGAPANVPKPDLRSLPAWDIAITDGEDGDAPGKDYLAFSANVWNAGPAPLVVDGFRAPGKDLMDAYQYFYDADGKQVGYTPTGTMEWDPREGHEHWHFTDFASYRLLSEDQTKEVRSGKEAFCLANTDAVDYTVKNANWHPENTDLSTACGQQNSISVREVLDVGSGDTYTQYRPGQSFDVTDLPNGTYYIQVIANPENRLQETNLKNNVALRKVVLAGEPGARTVTVPPHELIDAP; encoded by the coding sequence ATGACCACTCAGAAACACCGCAGTCGCCTGAGGCGTTCGACGCTGGCCGGGTTGGCCGCGCTCACCGTCGTCGTCACGGGGGCCGGGGCCGCTCCCGGAGCCGGGGCGGCCCCGGCGAGCACGGCGGGGAAGCCGAAGCTCAAACTGATCGCCGCGTCGAACTCCGTGACGCTGGACCGCTGGAAGGGGGAGGCCGGAGTCTTCCTGGACCTCGGCACGTACGTCACGGTCGACGACGCGCCGCTGGAGTTCAAGGTGACCCGGAAGTCGTACAAGGACCCGGTCGTCGCCCAGCAGATCCTCCGCGACGGCACGAGCACGAAGACGAAGAAGCTGCCGGCCGGGCTGGTGAAGGACTTCTCCGGCCTGCCCGGCTTCCTCGACGTGACGGTCGAGAACGCGGCGGGGGAGGAGGTGGCGTCGAGCGCGGGCACGTTCTGCCCCAACAACGCCTCCGGACGGCTGCGCCCGGACGCCCCCGCGACCTCGCACTATCCGGAGAGCTGTCCCACCAACCCGTTCACGCTGGGCTCGGTGTGGGGCGTCGAGAAGGGCTGGGCGTCCAACTCCAGCACGGTCGACTACGACAAGCCCGTCGACCTGCCGGCCGGCGAGTACACGGCCAGGGTCTCGGTCGCCGAGAAGTACCGCGATCTGTTCGACATCCCCGACGACCGGCCGACCGTCAAGGTGACGGTCCGGGACGTCGGCGACGGGAGCGGGCAGGGCGCGGCCTCCTCACGCTCCTCCTCCGCCCACCACGGAGCGGGCCACGGCGCCGGGCACGGGGCGCCCTCCGCCGACGCCGCCCACCACTACGGTCCGCGCGGGGCCGACGCCCCCACTCCGCCCGCCCTCTCGCACGCCCTCGAGGACCGCGGAACGGCCCACCACCTGGGCGACGGACCGGGCCACACCGACGGCTCGCGCATCGCGCCCGCACTGAAGCCGGCTGCCAAGCGGCCCACCGGCCGGGCGGGCGCCCCGGCGAACGTCCCCAAGCCCGACCTGCGCTCGCTGCCCGCCTGGGACATCGCCATCACCGACGGCGAGGACGGCGACGCCCCGGGCAAGGACTACCTCGCCTTCAGCGCGAACGTCTGGAACGCGGGACCCGCCCCGCTCGTCGTGGACGGCTTCCGCGCCCCGGGCAAGGACCTGATGGACGCGTACCAGTACTTCTACGACGCCGACGGCAAGCAGGTCGGCTACACACCCACCGGCACCATGGAGTGGGACCCGCGCGAGGGCCACGAGCACTGGCACTTCACGGACTTCGCCAGCTACCGGCTGCTGAGCGAGGACCAGACCAAGGAGGTGCGCAGCGGCAAGGAGGCCTTCTGCCTGGCCAACACCGACGCCGTCGACTACACGGTGAAGAACGCCAACTGGCACCCGGAGAACACCGATCTGTCGACGGCCTGCGGTCAGCAGAACTCGATCTCGGTCCGTGAGGTCCTCGACGTCGGATCGGGCGACACGTACACCCAGTACCGTCCCGGCCAGTCCTTCGACGTCACCGACCTGCCGAACGGCACGTACTACATCCAGGTGATCGCCAACCCCGAGAACCGGCTCCAGGAGACCAACCTCAAGAACAACGTCGCGCTGCGCAAGGTCGTCCTGGCCGGTGAGCCGGGTGCCCGCACGGTGACCGTGCCGCCGCACGAGCTGATCGACGCCCCGTAG
- a CDS encoding SCO2400 family protein, giving the protein MDYCSSCRRHLNGALVCPGCGAYAPDIAPGTAHATVGRPTVQPRVTMAAGSAAADAVAAWQPAASVPWQDGRPHEGATAGPDSDDAPEADPYGGFEGATPAPQGRAARRRQRIRWKKNQRRAVVATAVALVGGGLSFAALDRHSPDHAEAATAPEAPGPGSAAEEATQYTRPTAARPDARRSSSAPATQSPAKDRPHRRTAADPASLTPEGARSDAVPSAPTTPASDARSRTSSPPSDDTAGSAAQQPSAPATDGTDGTGGNSGTGGTSGSGGTGGTDSGAAQASPAPTATSPSQLCLLVVCIG; this is encoded by the coding sequence ATGGACTACTGCTCCTCGTGTCGTCGGCATCTCAACGGCGCTCTCGTGTGTCCCGGGTGCGGTGCCTACGCCCCGGACATCGCCCCCGGCACCGCCCATGCCACCGTCGGCCGCCCCACCGTCCAGCCCCGGGTCACCATGGCCGCCGGCAGCGCGGCGGCGGATGCCGTCGCGGCGTGGCAGCCCGCCGCCTCCGTCCCGTGGCAGGACGGCCGTCCCCATGAGGGGGCGACAGCCGGGCCGGACTCCGACGACGCCCCCGAGGCGGACCCGTACGGCGGCTTCGAGGGTGCGACGCCCGCGCCGCAGGGACGGGCGGCACGACGCCGCCAGCGCATCCGCTGGAAGAAGAACCAGCGCCGGGCCGTGGTCGCGACCGCCGTCGCGCTCGTCGGAGGCGGTCTGAGCTTCGCCGCGCTGGACCGGCACTCACCCGACCACGCGGAGGCGGCCACGGCGCCGGAGGCCCCCGGCCCGGGCTCCGCGGCGGAAGAGGCCACGCAGTACACCCGCCCGACGGCGGCACGGCCCGACGCCCGCCGGTCCTCGTCCGCTCCCGCCACGCAGTCGCCCGCGAAGGACCGGCCGCACCGGCGGACCGCCGCCGACCCGGCCTCCCTCACCCCGGAGGGCGCCCGCTCGGACGCCGTCCCGTCCGCGCCCACGACGCCGGCGTCCGACGCACGGTCGCGGACCTCGTCCCCGCCCTCCGACGACACGGCCGGCAGCGCCGCGCAGCAGCCCTCCGCGCCCGCCACCGACGGCACGGACGGGACAGGCGGAAACAGCGGTACGGGCGGGACGAGCGGCTCGGGCGGCACGGGCGGCACGGACTCGGGCGCCGCGCAGGCGAGCCCCGCGCCGACGGCGACCTCGCCGTCACAGCTCTGCCTGCTCGTGGTGTGCATCGGCTGA
- a CDS encoding MerR family transcriptional regulator, translating to MTADSPLSDRLEDDDYPAYTMGRAAEMLGTTPGFLRTLGEARLITPLRSEGGHRRYSRYQLRIAARARELVDRGTPVEAACRIVILEDQLEEAQRINAEYRRGTHPPSDGAGSA from the coding sequence ATGACAGCAGACAGTCCGTTGAGCGATCGTCTGGAAGACGACGACTATCCCGCCTACACGATGGGGCGCGCCGCCGAGATGCTCGGCACCACCCCGGGTTTCCTCCGGACCCTCGGTGAGGCCCGGCTCATCACTCCGCTCCGCTCCGAGGGCGGCCACCGGCGCTACTCGCGCTACCAGCTCCGGATCGCCGCCCGCGCCCGCGAGCTGGTCGACCGGGGCACCCCGGTCGAGGCCGCCTGCCGGATCGTCATCCTCGAGGACCAGCTGGAAGAGGCACAGCGCATCAACGCCGAGTACCGCCGCGGGACGCACCCGCCGTCGGACGGTGCCGGTTCCGCCTGA